The following are encoded together in the Bacillus sp. V2I10 genome:
- a CDS encoding nitric oxide reductase activation protein NorD, with the protein MKYIKFNDKRVDSFLFMELSDLAKTLTKKDETEVEFAVQSYYDPFIQKVYISHFWDNRPRLDMVNGLKSDVFLRSIGSYKYTDFHAVNFFLSQVQKLAVSSFAKQLFVMLEDLRLEEHCKHERPGTTNVFAARRSMYRRFFKSQLTINQERSIYTDALFNAFYLKATSESPLEEFPSLTNSIDLAMPFMQGELLKLYEARNTAGIGKIVLNIADVLDDILEKDMLNMYFHLPLLNYSEAESGLTFDDLKRKSKLKNDDILEQEKEEDEDIHEDKLPTWHRETSEATKSFLQFDLEQGSKTDLLGEGVREGDDGDQALGMVQGSSKKTARNDYSKLEAMENAENKQERGESEAFGKENKYAYPVFMSPEKPNAAEQVAYVEKKEIIVPFQKKLKQMIEKTLEHKKISPRSDLHTGRLSKKLLKLLTDENPRLFYKKNQPSAKIDAAFCLLVDCSASMFDKMEQTKLGITLFHEALKSVSVVHQVVGFWEDTNEATETKQPNHFKTVIDFGSSLQKKRGPEILQLEPEEDNRDGYAIRHMTKQLLNRSENQKFMLVFSDGEPAATGYEQNGIIDTHEAVLEARKRGIEVINIFLANGEIDEGQQKTIQNIYGKFSIVVPDIEKLPEVLFPILKKLLQKSIHA; encoded by the coding sequence ATGAAATATATTAAATTTAATGACAAGCGTGTCGACTCCTTTTTATTTATGGAGCTCTCCGACTTGGCAAAAACTCTTACAAAAAAAGATGAGACAGAAGTTGAATTTGCTGTTCAGTCTTACTACGATCCGTTCATACAGAAAGTGTACATCAGCCACTTCTGGGATAACCGGCCGCGCCTTGATATGGTAAACGGTTTGAAAAGCGATGTATTTTTAAGAAGCATCGGCAGCTATAAATACACAGATTTTCATGCAGTTAATTTCTTTTTATCACAAGTTCAGAAACTTGCTGTTTCAAGCTTTGCCAAACAGCTGTTTGTGATGCTTGAGGACTTGCGGCTCGAGGAACACTGCAAGCATGAACGTCCAGGCACAACAAACGTGTTTGCTGCAAGAAGATCTATGTACAGACGTTTTTTTAAAAGTCAATTAACGATAAACCAAGAGAGAAGCATTTATACAGATGCGCTCTTTAATGCCTTCTATTTAAAAGCTACATCAGAATCTCCGCTTGAGGAGTTTCCGTCGCTGACAAATTCGATTGATCTGGCCATGCCCTTTATGCAGGGCGAACTGCTGAAGCTCTATGAAGCCCGTAACACTGCTGGCATAGGTAAGATTGTTCTAAACATAGCCGATGTACTTGACGACATTCTTGAAAAAGACATGCTGAATATGTATTTTCATCTTCCTTTATTAAACTACTCAGAAGCAGAATCAGGCTTAACGTTTGATGATCTTAAACGAAAATCAAAGCTTAAAAATGACGATATTCTTGAGCAGGAAAAGGAAGAGGATGAGGACATTCATGAGGATAAACTTCCGACCTGGCACAGGGAAACCAGTGAAGCGACAAAGAGTTTTCTGCAATTTGATCTTGAGCAGGGAAGCAAAACAGACCTGCTTGGCGAAGGTGTCAGAGAAGGCGATGATGGAGATCAGGCGCTAGGAATGGTACAGGGATCTTCCAAAAAAACAGCAAGGAATGATTATTCTAAGCTTGAAGCTATGGAAAACGCTGAAAACAAACAAGAACGCGGGGAAAGTGAGGCTTTCGGAAAAGAAAACAAATATGCATATCCTGTATTTATGTCCCCCGAAAAGCCAAATGCAGCTGAACAAGTTGCTTACGTAGAAAAAAAAGAAATCATCGTTCCGTTTCAAAAAAAGCTGAAGCAAATGATTGAAAAAACGCTTGAGCATAAAAAAATTTCACCAAGAAGCGATCTTCATACCGGACGCTTAAGCAAAAAACTGCTGAAGCTCCTTACTGATGAGAATCCGCGTTTATTTTATAAGAAAAATCAGCCGTCTGCTAAAATTGATGCCGCTTTTTGCCTGCTTGTCGATTGCTCAGCATCAATGTTCGATAAGATGGAGCAGACGAAGCTTGGCATCACCTTGTTTCACGAGGCGCTGAAATCTGTTTCCGTTGTCCACCAGGTTGTCGGTTTTTGGGAAGACACGAATGAAGCCACTGAAACGAAACAGCCAAACCATTTTAAAACGGTCATTGATTTTGGGTCCTCTCTGCAAAAAAAACGAGGACCTGAAATTCTGCAGCTTGAACCGGAAGAAGATAATCGCGACGGCTATGCTATTCGTCATATGACAAAGCAGCTTTTAAACCGCAGTGAAAATCAGAAGTTTATGCTGGTCTTCTCAGATGGGGAGCCTGCGGCAACAGGCTACGAGCAAAATGGGATAATCGACACACACGAAGCCGTGCTTGAAGCAAGAAAACGGGGAATTGAAGTGATCAATATTTTTCTCGCAAATGGAGAAATTGACGAAGGACAGCAAAAAACGATACAAAACATTTACGGCAAATTCAGCATCGTTGTTCCTGACATTGAGAAGCTGCCTGAAGTGCTGTTTCCAATCCTGAAAAAACTGCTGCAGAAAAGCATCCATGCATAA
- a CDS encoding Lrp/AsnC family transcriptional regulator: MLDHTDMRILEELSKDSRMKMKELGAKVHLTGQAAAARLAKLEDNGVIEGYTIKVNQIKLGCFIHAFINIYTKNTYHQPYLSFIETQEDYIRNNYKISGDGCYLLECRFPSNEVLDQFLVDLNEYVNYKLSIVINKL; encoded by the coding sequence ATGTTAGATCATACGGATATGCGTATATTAGAGGAACTGTCTAAAGATAGTCGAATGAAGATGAAAGAATTAGGTGCGAAAGTCCATTTGACGGGACAAGCAGCCGCGGCTAGATTGGCTAAATTAGAAGATAACGGAGTGATTGAGGGATATACCATTAAAGTTAACCAAATTAAATTAGGGTGCTTTATACATGCTTTCATTAATATTTATACAAAAAATACCTATCATCAGCCTTATCTTTCTTTTATAGAAACGCAAGAGGATTACATACGAAATAATTATAAAATTAGTGGCGATGGTTGTTACCTTCTTGAATGTAGATTTCCATCTAATGAAGTATTAGATCAATTTTTGGTAGACTTAAACGAGTATGTAAATTATAAATTATCGATTGTGATTAATAAGCTTTAA
- a CDS encoding cysteine-rich CWC family protein: protein MSLINKFCPICGEENECMTGSGENDNCWCGTEKFPNEIFELVPAESKRRHCICKKCLSKFKEEQKIIEN from the coding sequence TTGTCATTAATTAATAAATTTTGTCCAATATGTGGCGAAGAGAACGAGTGTATGACAGGTTCTGGAGAAAACGATAACTGCTGGTGCGGCACGGAAAAGTTTCCTAATGAAATCTTTGAATTAGTCCCTGCCGAAAGTAAAAGAAGACATTGTATATGTAAAAAATGTCTAAGTAAATTTAAGGAAGAACAGAAAATAATAGAAAATTAG
- a CDS encoding glyoxalase superfamily protein — MISVIPILRMFDERKAKEFYLDYLGFKLDWEHRFEPEYPLYFQISNEAVQIHLSEHHGDCSPGAAVRIQCEDLQNYHSILKSKVFPFSNPGIEKTPWNTFELTVQDPFANRIIFYQNT; from the coding sequence ATGATATCCGTTATTCCAATTCTGCGTATGTTTGATGAACGGAAAGCAAAGGAGTTTTACCTGGACTACTTAGGCTTTAAGCTTGACTGGGAGCACCGGTTTGAGCCGGAATATCCACTTTATTTTCAAATCTCAAACGAAGCCGTTCAGATTCATCTTTCCGAGCATCACGGAGATTGCTCGCCGGGGGCAGCCGTCAGAATTCAGTGCGAAGATCTCCAAAATTATCATAGTATACTCAAATCTAAAGTATTCCCTTTCTCAAATCCAGGAATTGAAAAGACTCCATGGAACACATTTGAATTAACAGTTCAAGATCCCTTTGCTAACCGGATCATTTTTTATCAAAATACATAG
- a CDS encoding AAA family ATPase, translating to MTTQLEALNLPGHILSDIKNRSEIFKNSVDAMLIGKGGYMPSEDAILYDAMIALSLGKNVLLKGPTGSGKTKLAETLSNLFGQPMHSINCSVDLDAEALLGYKTISQNGSKTSIEFIEGPVIHAMKKGHILYIDEINMAKPETLPILNGVLDYRKMITNPFTGEVIKASKDFGVIAAINEGYVGTVPLNEALKNRFVVIEVPYIQGEQLKAVLRSQSMLKNEKLISQFVTLSSDLITQVQNGQISEEAASVRALIDTCDLAVYMPPLRAISRGITEKLEDDREKAAIQNIAETLFV from the coding sequence ATGACAACACAATTAGAAGCTTTAAACCTCCCGGGTCATATACTGTCTGATATAAAAAATAGATCGGAAATATTCAAAAACAGCGTTGATGCGATGCTCATCGGCAAAGGCGGATATATGCCATCAGAGGATGCAATTTTATATGATGCCATGATTGCTTTATCATTAGGTAAAAATGTTCTTTTAAAAGGACCTACAGGCTCTGGTAAAACTAAGCTTGCCGAAACGCTTTCAAATCTTTTCGGCCAGCCAATGCACAGTATCAACTGCAGCGTGGATCTTGATGCTGAAGCACTGCTTGGCTATAAAACCATTTCGCAGAATGGTTCAAAAACGAGCATTGAGTTTATTGAAGGGCCTGTTATTCATGCGATGAAAAAAGGCCATATCTTATATATTGATGAAATTAATATGGCAAAGCCTGAGACGCTTCCAATCCTAAATGGAGTCCTTGATTACCGTAAAATGATTACGAACCCATTTACAGGAGAAGTGATCAAAGCGAGCAAGGACTTTGGCGTGATTGCAGCTATTAACGAAGGTTATGTTGGTACCGTTCCTTTGAACGAAGCCTTAAAAAATCGTTTCGTTGTAATTGAAGTGCCATATATTCAAGGTGAACAGCTAAAAGCCGTACTGCGCTCTCAATCTATGCTGAAAAATGAAAAGCTGATCAGTCAGTTTGTCACTCTTTCTTCTGATCTGATCACTCAGGTGCAAAATGGACAAATTTCAGAAGAGGCAGCATCTGTAAGAGCGCTTATTGACACCTGTGATCTAGCCGTTTATATGCCGCCGCTTCGTGCTATTTCACGCGGCATTACTGAAAAACTTGAAGACGACAGAGAAAAGGCAGCGATTCAAAATATTGCAGAAACTCTTTTTGTGTAA
- a CDS encoding LLM class flavin-dependent oxidoreductase produces the protein MSSETIKDVKLSVLDLAPVVEGSTPSEAFKNTLDLAQHADKWGYNRFWLAEHHNMEGIASSATAVLIGHVAGGTTNIRVGSGGIMLPNHAPLVIAEQFGTLESLYPGRIDLGLGRAPGTDQLTARALRRENMSNGEDFPEQLNELMEYFQPAEAAHVRAVPGKGLNVPIWLLGSSGFSAQLAGRLGLPFAFASHFSPEHTIPAMRLYRSSFKASNVLQEPYAMVGANVIAADSDEKAAYLATTMQQQFLNLVRNRPGKMQPPVENMEELWTPYEKSAIHQQLGSSIVGSKSTVNEKLEKFIEETGANEIMVNASIFDHQERLRSFEIVSQLFK, from the coding sequence ATGTCCAGTGAAACTATAAAAGATGTAAAGCTGTCCGTATTGGATCTTGCGCCTGTAGTTGAAGGGAGCACACCGAGCGAAGCTTTTAAAAACACTCTTGATCTAGCTCAGCATGCTGATAAATGGGGCTATAACCGTTTTTGGCTTGCAGAGCATCATAATATGGAGGGAATTGCGAGTTCAGCCACAGCTGTTTTGATTGGACATGTAGCAGGGGGTACGACTAATATCCGCGTAGGATCAGGCGGTATCATGCTGCCTAATCATGCTCCTTTAGTTATTGCAGAACAGTTTGGAACACTTGAATCCCTTTATCCAGGCAGAATTGATCTTGGGCTTGGACGCGCTCCGGGAACCGATCAGCTCACAGCCCGTGCGCTCCGCAGGGAAAACATGAGCAATGGAGAGGATTTCCCAGAACAGCTTAATGAACTTATGGAGTATTTTCAGCCTGCTGAAGCAGCACATGTCAGAGCTGTTCCAGGAAAAGGCCTGAACGTGCCAATCTGGCTGCTCGGCTCAAGCGGATTCAGTGCTCAGCTTGCGGGAAGATTAGGATTGCCATTTGCATTTGCAAGTCATTTTTCCCCAGAGCACACTATTCCTGCCATGCGCCTGTACAGAAGCAGCTTCAAAGCGTCTAATGTGCTTCAAGAACCTTATGCCATGGTAGGCGCAAACGTAATAGCCGCAGACAGCGATGAAAAAGCAGCATATTTGGCTACTACCATGCAGCAGCAATTTTTGAATCTTGTCCGCAATCGCCCAGGGAAAATGCAGCCGCCGGTAGAAAATATGGAAGAACTATGGACACCGTATGAAAAATCAGCCATTCATCAGCAGCTTGGATCATCAATTGTCGGAAGTAAAAGTACTGTTAATGAGAAACTTGAAAAATTCATAGAAGAGACAGGTGCAAACGAAATTATGGTCAACGCCTCAATCTTTGATCATCAAGAACGATTGCGTTCCTTTGAAATTGTTTCACAGCTTTTTAAGTAA
- a CDS encoding iron-sulfur cluster assembly accessory protein: MKCKINRNAAKELKELLAAEEAEGKMIRVVVTEMHGDHAHYDITLDTPNEHDEIVKTDKEIDVLLDQREDFLDGVWIQYFYVPQAGFVITNSSKGSHRH, encoded by the coding sequence ATGAAATGCAAAATCAACCGCAATGCAGCTAAAGAATTAAAAGAGCTCCTTGCCGCAGAAGAAGCTGAAGGCAAAATGATACGTGTTGTTGTGACAGAAATGCACGGCGATCACGCACATTATGATATCACGCTTGATACACCGAATGAGCATGATGAAATTGTGAAAACAGACAAAGAAATTGACGTGCTGCTGGATCAGCGCGAAGACTTTTTAGACGGCGTCTGGATTCAGTATTTTTATGTGCCGCAGGCAGGGTTTGTCATTACAAATTCAAGTAAAGGCAGCCATAGGCATTAA
- a CDS encoding DUF3231 family protein: MDTKHNIRLSSSEIAPIWGVADRMANCVLRYFLNKVEDTEISPIIEYTFGLTEENIQFKKQTVSK, encoded by the coding sequence ATGGATACAAAACACAATATTCGACTTTCATCATCTGAGATTGCCCCCATTTGGGGAGTGGCAGACAGGATGGCAAATTGTGTACTGCGATACTTTCTTAATAAGGTCGAGGATACTGAAATTAGTCCTATAATTGAATATACATTTGGTTTAACTGAAGAAAATATTCAATTCAAAAAACAAACTGTTTCAAAATGA
- the sucA gene encoding 2-oxoglutarate dehydrogenase E1 component, which produces MSGTTTKRKIRLEDFHGPNLGYVLELFDQYQQDPESVDEELREMFDGWDTVPQEQVSNETSAGTATSVQNVTSADKMKKIAYAVKLADDIRTYGHLNASIYSFESVKQKEFLQLKDYGLTESDLEEIPASILCADAPQEVTNGLQAIQYLKEAYTKTIAFEFSHVHRFEEKYWLKKMVESGEIFKSHSNEKRTAILRRLSEVEGFEKFLHRTFVGQKRFSIEGLDMLVPMLDELISNAVHAGTNNVNIGMAHRGRLNVLAHVLGKPYEIIFSEFQHSPNKELVPSEGSVGINYGWSGDVKYHLGADRQITDESTKRARLTLANNPSHLEYVDPIVMGYTRAAQDNRQTTGYPKQDEKESMAIIIHGDAAFPGEGIVAETLNLNSLTGYQTGGSIHIIANNMIGFTTESRDSRSTKYASDLAKGYEIPIVHVNADDPEACLAAVMIAIEYRKLFNRDFLIDLIGYRRFGHNEMDEPSTTQPKLYEKIRKHPTVRALYAAQLEEAGYLSKEKIAEIDQQTLDKFDAAYQKVPSKKVTHVHDIELPEIVINGLPKIKTSIDKESLLRINDELVKWPEGFNVFDKLKRILERRANIFVGEEKADWALAETLAFATILEDGTPIRLSGQDSERGTFSQRHLMLHDSETGNVYSPLHTLSKSNVSFAVHNSPLSEGSVLGFEYGYNVFAPETLVLWEAQYGDFANAAQVFFDQFIAAGRAKWGQKSGLVMLLPHGYEGQGPEHSSARLERYLQLAAENNWTVANLTSAAQYFHILRRQAALLKREEVRPLVIMTPKSLLRNAQTISSIEELSEGEFRPVVEQPGLGMNHGDVKRIVLCSGKIATDLTDKLKSIEEDVNQIHVVRVEELYPFPKKEINAILGRYKALEEIVWVQEEPMNMGAWTFMDPELREVAPAHVKVNYIGRKRRSSTAEGDPNVHKKDQERIVTEALTWKNEGRI; this is translated from the coding sequence ATGTCAGGAACTACAACAAAGCGCAAGATTCGACTTGAGGATTTTCATGGACCGAACCTTGGCTATGTACTGGAGCTGTTTGATCAATATCAGCAGGATCCAGAATCGGTTGATGAAGAATTAAGAGAAATGTTTGATGGATGGGACACAGTACCGCAGGAACAAGTTAGCAATGAAACATCAGCGGGCACAGCAACGTCTGTTCAAAACGTAACAAGCGCGGACAAAATGAAGAAGATTGCTTATGCAGTCAAGCTTGCAGATGATATCCGCACTTATGGTCATTTAAACGCTTCAATTTATTCATTTGAAAGTGTCAAACAAAAAGAGTTTCTTCAGCTTAAGGATTACGGGCTGACAGAATCTGACCTAGAAGAAATTCCGGCATCCATTTTATGTGCGGATGCACCTCAGGAAGTAACGAATGGATTACAGGCCATTCAATATTTAAAAGAAGCTTATACGAAAACGATTGCTTTTGAATTCTCCCACGTACACCGTTTTGAAGAAAAGTACTGGCTTAAGAAAATGGTTGAATCCGGAGAAATCTTCAAAAGTCATTCAAATGAAAAACGCACGGCTATTCTGCGCCGCCTCTCAGAAGTTGAAGGCTTTGAGAAATTTTTGCACCGCACGTTTGTTGGGCAAAAACGTTTCTCAATTGAAGGACTGGACATGCTTGTTCCAATGCTTGATGAACTGATTTCTAACGCTGTTCACGCAGGAACAAATAATGTAAACATTGGTATGGCTCACAGAGGACGCCTAAACGTGCTGGCACATGTTCTCGGCAAGCCTTATGAAATTATTTTCTCCGAATTCCAGCATTCGCCAAACAAGGAGCTTGTTCCTTCTGAAGGGTCTGTCGGCATTAACTATGGCTGGAGCGGAGACGTAAAATATCATCTCGGGGCAGATCGTCAAATTACAGACGAAAGCACAAAACGTGCAAGGCTGACACTTGCAAACAACCCAAGTCACCTTGAATATGTGGACCCTATTGTCATGGGCTACACACGTGCAGCACAGGATAATCGCCAAACAACCGGCTATCCGAAACAAGACGAAAAAGAATCAATGGCAATTATTATTCATGGTGACGCTGCATTTCCGGGTGAGGGGATCGTTGCAGAAACACTGAACTTAAATTCTCTTACAGGCTATCAGACCGGCGGTTCCATTCATATTATCGCCAACAATATGATAGGTTTTACAACTGAAAGCAGAGACTCACGTTCAACAAAATATGCAAGTGACCTTGCTAAAGGATACGAAATCCCGATCGTTCATGTAAATGCAGACGACCCAGAGGCGTGTCTTGCAGCAGTCATGATTGCGATTGAGTACCGCAAGCTCTTTAACCGTGACTTCTTGATTGATTTAATCGGCTACCGCCGCTTTGGCCACAATGAAATGGATGAGCCATCAACAACACAGCCGAAACTATATGAAAAAATCCGCAAGCATCCGACAGTCCGTGCACTCTATGCTGCACAGCTTGAAGAAGCAGGATATTTAAGCAAAGAAAAGATTGCTGAAATTGATCAGCAGACATTGGACAAATTTGATGCAGCTTATCAAAAAGTGCCATCGAAAAAAGTAACGCATGTTCATGACATAGAGCTTCCTGAAATCGTTATCAACGGACTGCCGAAAATCAAAACGTCCATTGATAAAGAATCTCTCTTAAGAATTAATGATGAGCTTGTGAAATGGCCTGAAGGCTTCAATGTTTTTGATAAATTGAAGAGAATTCTAGAAAGACGCGCAAATATCTTTGTCGGGGAAGAAAAAGCTGACTGGGCATTAGCAGAAACCCTTGCATTCGCAACTATCCTTGAAGACGGCACGCCAATTCGCCTGTCGGGGCAGGATTCTGAACGCGGCACATTCTCTCAAAGACACTTAATGCTTCACGATAGTGAAACAGGCAATGTTTACTCACCGCTGCATACACTATCTAAATCAAATGTATCGTTTGCCGTTCATAACAGTCCATTATCAGAAGGATCAGTACTTGGCTTTGAATATGGCTACAACGTATTTGCTCCTGAAACACTCGTGCTGTGGGAAGCTCAATACGGTGACTTTGCTAACGCTGCACAAGTATTCTTTGATCAATTCATCGCAGCAGGACGCGCGAAATGGGGTCAAAAATCAGGGCTTGTGATGCTTCTTCCTCACGGTTATGAAGGACAAGGACCTGAGCATTCAAGTGCAAGACTTGAGAGATATCTGCAGCTTGCAGCAGAAAACAACTGGACAGTCGCAAACTTAACAAGTGCTGCACAGTATTTCCATATTTTAAGAAGACAGGCTGCGCTTTTGAAACGTGAAGAAGTACGTCCGCTTGTTATTATGACACCTAAGAGTCTGCTTCGAAACGCACAAACCATTTCTTCGATAGAAGAACTGAGTGAAGGGGAATTCCGCCCGGTTGTGGAACAGCCTGGACTTGGCATGAACCATGGAGATGTAAAGCGCATTGTCTTATGCAGCGGCAAAATCGCCACTGATTTAACAGATAAATTAAAATCAATAGAAGAAGATGTAAATCAAATCCACGTTGTAAGAGTGGAAGAATTATATCCGTTCCCTAAAAAGGAAATTAATGCAATTCTTGGACGCTACAAGGCGCTGGAAGAAATCGTCTGGGTACAAGAAGAGCCAATGAATATGGGAGCATGGACATTCATGGATCCAGAACTCCGAGAAGTAGCACCGGCTCATGTGAAAGTGAATTACATTGGAAGAAAAAGAAGATCTTCAACAGCAGAGGGAGATCCAAACGTTCATAAAAAAGATCAAGAGCGTATCGTAACAGAAGCATTGACGTGGAAAAACGAAGGGAGAATTTGA
- a CDS encoding spore coat protein yields MNLNENNNMHLNMHTGNVPQTQNHGGHEVFDVTEILAGTLNTLNTYAICKNQVKDPELMEIVNRQEQFIIQEYNTTLDCFQSGADPKVPTQSYSMNQGNDFVYGLTPSAPKMPLQGGGQLDDEAISRMLLGNMKACATTKATAALEVTNPVVRRVLSDSVPNCIEMAYELSHYQNKHHYYQVPQLVADDMNQVINGYAAINPQTFQ; encoded by the coding sequence TTGAACTTAAATGAAAACAACAACATGCATCTGAATATGCATACAGGCAATGTTCCGCAGACTCAGAATCATGGAGGACATGAAGTTTTTGATGTGACAGAAATACTTGCTGGGACTCTCAACACATTAAATACGTATGCAATTTGTAAGAACCAGGTTAAAGATCCAGAATTAATGGAAATCGTAAATCGTCAGGAGCAGTTTATCATCCAGGAGTACAATACAACATTGGATTGCTTTCAATCAGGTGCAGATCCCAAGGTACCCACACAAAGCTATTCAATGAATCAAGGAAATGATTTTGTATACGGTTTGACCCCTTCGGCACCAAAGATGCCTCTACAAGGAGGGGGGCAGTTAGATGATGAAGCTATTTCAAGGATGCTGCTGGGAAATATGAAAGCCTGTGCTACTACAAAGGCTACGGCAGCATTGGAAGTGACCAACCCAGTGGTACGTCGGGTATTATCCGATAGTGTGCCTAACTGCATTGAAATGGCTTATGAGCTGTCTCACTACCAGAACAAGCATCATTACTATCAAGTCCCTCAACTAGTAGCAGATGATATGAATCAAGTTATTAATGGATATGCTGCCATTAATCCACAGACATTCCAATAA
- the odhB gene encoding 2-oxoglutarate dehydrogenase complex dihydrolipoyllysine-residue succinyltransferase has translation MAQVIVPELAESISEGTIAQWLKQPGDYVEKGEYLVELETDKVNVELTADYSGVLKDVVKDSGDTVQVGEVIAVIDENGETAATPAEEVKEEPVKEEQPKASAPKEEKHEKTESKSQRPIASPAARKLAREKGIDLTQVPSGDPLGRLRKHDVEAYSPNASASKPAAPQKAPEAKPAKPASDSFDKPVERERMSRRRQTIAKRLVEVQQTAAMLTTFNEVDMTAVMDVRKRRKDKFFEQHDVRLGFMSFFTKAVIAALKKYPLLNAEIQGDELVIKKFYDIGIAVSAPEGLVVPVVRDADRKSFAQIEGAIGELAGKAKNNKLTIGDLSGGTFTITNGGVFGSLMSTPILNGPQVGILGMHKIQLRPIAIDKDTMENRPMMYIALSYDHRIVDGKEAVSFLATIKDLLEDPESLLIEG, from the coding sequence ATGGCACAAGTAATCGTACCAGAATTAGCTGAATCCATCTCAGAAGGAACTATCGCACAATGGCTGAAACAACCAGGGGACTACGTTGAAAAAGGGGAATATCTGGTTGAGCTCGAAACAGATAAAGTAAATGTTGAACTGACAGCTGATTATTCTGGTGTGCTGAAGGATGTTGTCAAAGATTCAGGTGACACTGTTCAAGTTGGCGAAGTGATTGCTGTGATTGATGAAAACGGCGAGACTGCAGCCACTCCAGCAGAGGAAGTTAAAGAAGAACCGGTTAAAGAAGAACAGCCAAAAGCTTCTGCTCCTAAAGAGGAAAAGCATGAAAAAACTGAGAGCAAATCACAGCGTCCAATTGCTTCTCCGGCAGCACGAAAGCTTGCAAGAGAAAAAGGAATTGATTTGACTCAAGTTCCTTCAGGAGATCCGCTTGGAAGATTGCGCAAGCATGACGTTGAAGCTTATTCTCCAAACGCGTCGGCTTCAAAGCCAGCTGCGCCTCAAAAAGCGCCTGAAGCTAAGCCTGCAAAACCAGCTTCTGACTCTTTCGACAAACCAGTTGAGCGCGAGCGCATGTCACGCCGCAGACAAACGATTGCTAAACGCCTTGTCGAGGTACAGCAAACAGCTGCGATGCTTACGACATTTAATGAAGTTGACATGACCGCGGTTATGGATGTCCGTAAACGCAGAAAAGATAAATTCTTTGAGCAGCATGATGTGCGCCTAGGCTTTATGTCATTCTTTACAAAAGCAGTTATTGCTGCACTTAAGAAATACCCATTATTGAATGCTGAAATTCAGGGTGATGAGCTTGTTATTAAAAAGTTCTATGATATCGGCATTGCCGTTTCAGCTCCAGAAGGATTAGTTGTACCAGTTGTACGTGATGCAGACCGCAAATCATTTGCCCAAATCGAAGGAGCAATTGGCGAGCTTGCCGGAAAAGCGAAAAACAACAAATTAACGATTGGTGATCTATCTGGCGGTACATTTACGATTACAAATGGCGGTGTGTTCGGTTCTCTTATGTCAACGCCAATCTTAAACGGACCGCAAGTGGGAATTCTGGGCATGCATAAAATTCAGCTTCGTCCAATTGCGATTGACAAAGATACAATGGAAAACCGTCCAATGATGTACATCGCGCTTTCATACGATCATCGCATCGTAGATGGCAAAGAAGCAGTAAGCTTCCTTGCAACTATCAAAGATTTGCTTGAAGATCCAGAATCATTGCTGATTGAAGGATAA
- a CDS encoding DUF3231 family protein, with protein MKKIFNSKNKLFQNEKFPIPHGFTDEDVDINAPRLFSDVFMLLYLRQMGISGVGSY; from the coding sequence CTGAAGAAAATATTCAATTCAAAAAACAAACTGTTTCAAAATGAAAAATTCCCTATCCCTCATGGTTTTACAGATGAAGATGTAGATATTAATGCACCAAGGCTATTTTCAGATGTCTTCATGTTACTATACTTGAGACAAATGGGTATTTCAGGAGTAGGATCTTATTGA